Proteins from a genomic interval of uncultured Desulfuromusa sp.:
- a CDS encoding enoyl-CoA hydratase-related protein has protein sequence MTDKNLLIEIEDKIAIVTLNRPKAMNALNEITLLELQDAFISFATNNEVEVIIVTGNGEKAFVAGADIAAMQSLTALKARQFAKLGHQVMRHIEACPKPVIAAVNGFALGGGCELALGCDIRIASENACFGQPEVNLGVIPGFGGTQRLARLIGKGRAMELILTGNMIDSDEAYRIGLANKVVPLEQLLDTAKKMASVIISKGAYAVGMAKEAIRNGLELDLDRANQYEAELFGLCFTTSDQKEGMQAFLDKRPAKFTGK, from the coding sequence ATGACAGACAAAAACCTGCTGATAGAAATTGAAGATAAAATTGCAATTGTTACCCTCAACCGCCCCAAAGCCATGAATGCTCTCAATGAAATAACATTGCTGGAATTGCAGGATGCCTTTATCAGCTTTGCCACAAACAACGAAGTAGAAGTGATTATCGTTACAGGGAATGGGGAAAAGGCTTTCGTTGCAGGCGCTGATATTGCGGCAATGCAATCCCTCACAGCACTGAAAGCTCGACAATTTGCCAAACTGGGCCATCAGGTGATGCGCCATATTGAAGCTTGTCCAAAACCGGTTATTGCTGCAGTCAATGGTTTTGCCCTTGGTGGCGGATGTGAACTGGCGCTCGGATGTGATATCCGCATTGCTTCGGAAAATGCCTGTTTCGGTCAACCGGAAGTCAACCTCGGAGTCATCCCCGGATTCGGGGGGACACAAAGATTGGCCAGATTGATCGGCAAAGGTCGTGCCATGGAACTGATTTTGACCGGCAATATGATTGATTCCGATGAAGCCTATCGAATCGGGTTGGCAAACAAGGTTGTTCCCCTTGAGCAGCTCCTGGATACTGCAAAAAAAATGGCTTCAGTCATTATCAGCAAAGGCGCTTATGCCGTAGGCATGGCAAAAGAGGCTATCCGCAATGGTCTGGAACTTGATCTTGATCGTGCCAATCAATATGAAGCGGAACTTTTCGGGCTCTGCTTTACCACTAGTGATCAGAAAGAGGGAATGCAGGCATTTCTGGATAAACGTCCGGCAAAGTTTACCGGAAAATGA
- the nadC gene encoding carboxylating nicotinate-nucleotide diphosphorylase has protein sequence MQFEIERIIRTALIEDIGLGDVTTEVTVLCDTVARAELVAKEDFTLAGLDVAAEVFRTLDPDVKFEKLFADGHSIRKGEVIAWLKGKASVLLQGERVALNLLQRMSGIASLTAKYVAEVKGTGANIVDTRKTVPGLRALDKYSVRMGGGRNHRIGLFDGVLIKENHIAAAGGVGAAIDRAKQKLSHTLKVEIETRDLKEVEEALSAGADIIMLDNMSLEQMRQGVDLIAGKALVEASGGVSLESVRDIAETGVNIISVGALTHSVKAADISMLFS, from the coding sequence ATGCAGTTTGAAATTGAGAGAATTATCCGCACGGCGCTCATCGAAGATATCGGTCTTGGAGATGTGACCACAGAAGTTACAGTTTTATGTGACACTGTCGCCCGTGCTGAACTGGTCGCCAAGGAAGACTTTACTCTGGCTGGACTTGATGTCGCAGCTGAAGTTTTTCGGACCCTTGATCCTGATGTCAAATTTGAAAAGCTTTTTGCTGATGGTCACTCTATTCGCAAGGGAGAAGTGATTGCCTGGCTGAAAGGGAAGGCCTCTGTCTTGTTGCAGGGGGAGCGTGTTGCTCTGAATTTACTGCAAAGAATGAGTGGGATCGCCAGTCTGACGGCGAAGTATGTTGCCGAGGTCAAAGGGACAGGTGCGAATATTGTCGACACGCGTAAAACGGTTCCGGGATTGCGCGCCTTGGATAAATATTCTGTACGGATGGGTGGTGGTCGAAACCATCGAATCGGTCTTTTTGACGGAGTTCTGATAAAAGAGAACCATATTGCAGCTGCCGGTGGTGTTGGTGCTGCTATTGATCGCGCAAAGCAAAAACTATCTCATACCCTTAAAGTTGAAATAGAAACCCGCGATTTAAAAGAGGTCGAAGAGGCTTTAAGTGCCGGGGCTGATATTATTATGCTGGACAACATGAGCCTTGAACAGATGCGGCAGGGAGTGGACTTGATTGCGGGAAAAGCTCTTGTTGAAGCTTCAGGTGGGGTGAGCCTGGAGAGCGTTCGTGATATTGCCGAAACGGGGGTCAATATTATCTCTGTCGGTGCATTAACTCACTCGGTTAAAGCGGCAGATATTTCAATGTTATTTAGCTGA
- a CDS encoding carboxymuconolactone decarboxylase family protein encodes MPIVPYKPAETQDPPELVAAIRSRRGGTLLNLDRMLLHSPAFAAGWNSFLGTVRDHLDIPPKLCELAICTVAVLNEADYEFIQHSPEFLKAGGTVEQLDALQTLKTSSVQNSLFNTTEQAVIQLSVEMTQSIRVSKNTMDSVKAVLTSDQSLVELIGVIATYNMVSRYLVALEIEPE; translated from the coding sequence ATGCCCATAGTCCCTTACAAACCAGCAGAGACTCAAGACCCTCCGGAACTGGTCGCTGCCATCCGCTCGCGCCGGGGTGGAACCTTACTGAACCTTGACCGCATGTTGCTCCACAGCCCCGCATTTGCAGCAGGATGGAACAGCTTCCTCGGAACGGTTAGAGATCATCTGGATATCCCCCCGAAGCTTTGTGAACTGGCAATCTGCACGGTCGCAGTATTGAACGAAGCTGACTATGAATTTATTCAGCATTCGCCGGAGTTCTTAAAAGCAGGTGGAACCGTAGAACAACTCGATGCTCTGCAAACATTGAAAACATCCTCGGTACAAAATTCCCTGTTCAATACAACTGAGCAAGCCGTCATTCAACTGAGCGTTGAAATGACACAATCCATACGAGTGAGTAAAAACACGATGGACTCCGTCAAGGCAGTGCTGACAAGTGATCAGAGCTTAGTCGAACTGATTGGTGTCATTGCCACCTACAATATGGTTTCCCGCTATCTGGTTGCCCTCGAAATCGAACCTGAATAA
- a CDS encoding OmpA family protein: protein MKRLLLILLLGLSLVLSSCVSKNTYQQKVNEADLLTRDVTTLSVANDELRQDKKDLQDDLSNLNARLVEALQQNSKLQRDLLAAYANQERQEGNLTLHQQQIDAMHVQLTDMQQTNDQLLTTIEELNRALEKEKIAREARLAKVKNTYNQLVGALEEEIKRGELTISNLEGQLSVNLLNKILFDSGKTVIKKEGLKVLQSLGDVLSKFPDKALQVAGHTDNVQISERLKERFPSNWELSTARATSVVHFLQDKVGLPGERIIAAGYGEYQPVASNDDAEGRALNRRIQILLVPYKPVATAE, encoded by the coding sequence ATGAAAAGACTTTTGCTCATTCTGCTACTCGGGCTATCTCTGGTACTGAGTTCCTGTGTCAGTAAAAACACCTACCAGCAAAAAGTGAATGAAGCAGATTTACTCACTCGCGATGTCACAACCTTATCTGTCGCCAACGATGAATTACGTCAGGATAAAAAAGATCTTCAGGACGACCTGTCCAACCTCAACGCCAGGCTAGTGGAGGCATTGCAGCAAAACTCCAAACTGCAACGGGATCTGCTTGCAGCCTATGCCAACCAGGAGCGGCAGGAAGGCAATCTGACTCTGCACCAGCAGCAGATTGATGCCATGCATGTACAATTAACTGATATGCAGCAAACCAACGATCAGTTATTGACCACGATTGAAGAGTTAAACAGAGCACTTGAAAAAGAAAAAATTGCGCGTGAAGCGCGACTGGCAAAGGTTAAAAATACATACAATCAACTGGTTGGTGCGTTGGAAGAAGAAATTAAGCGAGGTGAGTTAACAATCTCCAATCTTGAAGGTCAATTATCAGTTAATCTTCTTAATAAAATTCTTTTTGATTCCGGAAAAACCGTCATAAAAAAAGAGGGCTTAAAAGTTCTCCAAAGCCTGGGTGATGTTTTAAGCAAATTCCCGGACAAAGCACTCCAAGTGGCCGGACACACAGATAATGTCCAGATTAGTGAACGTTTAAAAGAGCGTTTTCCCTCCAACTGGGAACTTTCAACGGCCAGGGCCACCAGCGTCGTTCACTTTCTGCAAGACAAAGTTGGATTACCTGGTGAACGGATTATTGCTGCCGGTTACGGAGAGTATCAACCTGTCGCCAGCAACGATGATGCTGAAGGACGTGCCCTAAACCGACGTATTCAGATTCTTCTGGTGCCGTATAAGCCGGTAGCGACAGCTGAATAA
- a CDS encoding biotin--[acetyl-CoA-carboxylase] ligase: MASYGKILSLLRASSDEYISGQDISTLLHVSRAAVWKQIKVLRDLGFEIESKHSQGYRLLSSPDVLLAAEIENNLDCRLIGQSVVSFPVTDSTNVQARRLAEDGALEGTVVVADQQSSGRGRLGRRWESPFGVNLYCSVILRPEIPVRQAPQLTFLSAVAVAETLNEVCHLSAEVKWPNDVLVDSAKISGLLNEMSAETEQIHFVILGVGINLNMSTEQFPEMLNYPGTSSLLETGEPVDRLLFLRTFLRRLDAYYSEFLQQGFAPIRRRWESLCKIMNRQVVVDQGSGLLRGTVVGLDPEGALRLQLEDGEIRKILAGDVRPVEK; this comes from the coding sequence GTGGCATCATACGGAAAAATTCTTAGTTTGTTGCGTGCTTCCTCCGATGAATATATCTCGGGACAGGACATCAGTACCTTGTTGCATGTTTCCAGGGCAGCCGTATGGAAACAGATCAAAGTGTTGCGTGATTTGGGTTTTGAAATCGAATCCAAACATTCTCAAGGATATCGGTTGCTGTCTTCTCCGGATGTTTTGTTGGCGGCTGAAATTGAGAACAATCTGGATTGTCGTTTGATCGGTCAGTCGGTTGTCTCTTTTCCGGTTACGGATTCAACGAACGTACAGGCTCGGCGGTTGGCTGAAGACGGCGCGCTTGAGGGGACGGTGGTTGTTGCAGACCAGCAAAGTTCCGGCCGAGGTCGTCTGGGCCGACGTTGGGAATCACCTTTTGGTGTTAATCTTTATTGTTCGGTTATCCTGCGTCCTGAAATCCCGGTCCGCCAAGCCCCTCAATTAACATTCCTTTCTGCCGTTGCCGTCGCTGAAACATTAAATGAAGTTTGTCATTTATCGGCTGAAGTGAAGTGGCCAAATGATGTTCTTGTCGACAGTGCCAAAATTTCTGGGCTACTCAATGAGATGAGTGCAGAAACGGAACAAATCCATTTTGTCATTCTCGGAGTCGGGATCAATTTAAACATGAGCACAGAACAATTTCCCGAAATGCTTAATTATCCCGGAACTTCATCCTTATTGGAAACGGGAGAACCTGTTGATCGACTGTTGTTTCTGCGGACATTTCTGCGGCGCCTGGACGCTTATTACTCTGAATTTCTACAGCAAGGGTTTGCTCCGATTCGCCGCCGTTGGGAGAGTCTTTGCAAGATCATGAATCGGCAAGTTGTGGTTGATCAAGGATCCGGACTCCTCCGAGGTACTGTTGTCGGGCTTGATCCCGAAGGGGCGTTACGGTTGCAACTGGAGGATGGAGAAATAAGAAAAATTCTGGCTGGTGATGTCCGGCCTGTTGAAAAATGA
- a CDS encoding diguanylate cyclase has protein sequence MDLRLQEIISLDELRELMLFFYEAVGISVGVMDEDQNWLVTIGWQHICTDFHRANPECRKNCLLSEHRIKEYLDSKDYLIYPCPNGLIEVAIPILLDQTTLGFFFLGQFLHQPPDLDYFRRQAIAYGFNIDAYLQALERVPVVSRQRVDYLMRFFARFFNLLTRIGAENQKRLYAEDEIQKAKDELEVRVEERTRELNLALLEVGDLAAQLNASLQQIESLAVTDSLTDTYNRRKFDEIVAAEHGHEKHGKPPFSLIMLDIDHFKKVNDEFGHSTGDEVLKCLCRLIRGLIRQGDLLIRWGGEEFILLLPATEIDEAGPFAERVRLEVEQENFPVVGKITISLGVAQLRKGDSINALLKRVDNALYQAKQRGRNRVVKCTET, from the coding sequence ATGGATCTCCGTTTGCAGGAAATAATCTCTCTGGACGAACTGCGAGAGCTGATGCTTTTTTTCTATGAAGCTGTGGGGATTTCGGTCGGGGTCATGGACGAAGATCAAAACTGGCTGGTTACTATCGGCTGGCAGCATATCTGTACCGACTTTCATAGGGCGAATCCGGAATGTCGTAAAAACTGTTTGTTGAGCGAGCATCGAATTAAAGAATATCTGGATTCGAAAGATTACCTCATTTATCCATGCCCAAACGGTCTGATAGAGGTTGCCATTCCGATTTTGTTGGATCAAACCACTCTGGGTTTCTTTTTTCTGGGACAATTTCTGCACCAACCTCCTGATCTCGATTACTTCCGTCGACAGGCGATAGCTTATGGTTTCAATATTGATGCCTACTTGCAAGCATTGGAAAGAGTTCCCGTTGTTTCCAGGCAAAGGGTAGACTATCTGATGCGATTCTTCGCCCGCTTTTTTAATCTATTGACCCGGATAGGAGCCGAAAACCAGAAACGACTGTATGCTGAGGACGAAATTCAAAAGGCCAAGGATGAATTGGAAGTGCGAGTCGAGGAGCGAACCCGTGAGCTTAATCTTGCTCTGCTCGAGGTTGGTGATCTTGCTGCGCAGCTCAATGCAAGTCTTCAGCAGATTGAATCTCTGGCGGTAACGGATTCTCTGACGGATACCTACAATCGCCGGAAGTTTGATGAAATTGTCGCTGCAGAGCATGGACATGAAAAGCATGGAAAACCACCATTTTCATTAATTATGTTGGATATTGACCATTTCAAAAAGGTTAATGATGAGTTTGGACACAGCACTGGTGACGAAGTCCTTAAGTGTCTTTGCCGCTTGATCCGGGGATTGATCCGTCAGGGAGACTTATTGATTCGCTGGGGAGGCGAAGAGTTTATTCTTCTTTTACCCGCAACAGAGATAGATGAAGCCGGGCCTTTTGCAGAACGGGTTCGTTTGGAGGTTGAACAGGAAAACTTTCCGGTGGTCGGCAAGATTACTATCAGTCTGGGGGTCGCACAACTTCGGAAAGGAGACAGCATTAATGCTTTACTGAAGCGAGTTGACAATGCTCTGTATCAAGCAAAACAGAGGGGACGTAACCGGGTGGTCAAGTGCACTGAAACGTGA
- a CDS encoding acyl-CoA dehydrogenase, with translation MHFDLTDEHKVMRQMVREFAEKEITPGIQERDENEHFDRTLMFDRLAELGLTGIVFPEKYGGAEADYISYAITVEELSRVCASTGVTLSAHLSLGANPIYEFGTEEQKQRYLKPLAEGSKLGAFALTENSAGSDAGGTKTTATRDGNEWVLNGSKIFTTNGGDADTYIVFARSDKDAQKHHGISAYIVEKDTPGFSFGKKESKLGIRASSTRELVFENCRIPAENLLGPENEGFKLGMMTLDGGRIGIAAQALGIAQGAFDAAVEYMKERTQFNKPLSAFQALQFKVADMATQIEAARLLIYQSAYKASQKQPFGKESAMAKMYASDVAMQVTTEVVQIFGGYGFTRDFPVERMFRDAKITQIYEGTNEIQRIVISSALLR, from the coding sequence ATGCATTTTGATTTAACCGATGAGCATAAAGTCATGCGTCAAATGGTTCGTGAATTTGCCGAAAAAGAGATTACCCCCGGCATTCAGGAAAGGGATGAAAACGAGCACTTTGATCGTACGCTCATGTTTGATCGCCTTGCTGAACTGGGTCTGACCGGAATTGTCTTCCCGGAAAAATATGGAGGTGCCGAAGCCGACTATATCAGCTACGCAATTACCGTCGAAGAACTCTCCCGGGTTTGTGCATCGACCGGTGTTACTCTTTCCGCGCACCTTTCTCTTGGGGCTAACCCGATCTATGAATTTGGAACAGAAGAACAAAAGCAGCGCTATCTGAAACCTCTGGCTGAAGGAAGCAAACTTGGGGCCTTCGCCTTGACGGAAAATTCAGCAGGGTCAGATGCCGGAGGCACCAAAACCACTGCAACCCGCGATGGCAACGAATGGGTTTTAAATGGCAGCAAAATCTTCACCACCAACGGTGGTGATGCAGACACCTATATCGTCTTTGCTCGCAGCGATAAAGATGCCCAGAAACATCATGGCATCAGCGCCTACATTGTTGAAAAAGACACCCCTGGATTCAGCTTTGGGAAAAAAGAATCGAAGCTCGGCATTCGTGCTTCTTCAACTCGAGAACTGGTTTTTGAAAATTGCAGAATACCGGCTGAAAATCTCCTCGGTCCTGAAAATGAAGGGTTCAAACTGGGAATGATGACCCTTGATGGTGGCCGAATCGGAATTGCCGCTCAAGCCCTTGGAATTGCGCAAGGAGCATTTGATGCTGCGGTTGAATACATGAAAGAGCGAACCCAATTCAACAAGCCGTTGAGTGCTTTTCAGGCCTTGCAGTTTAAAGTTGCTGACATGGCAACCCAGATTGAAGCGGCCCGACTGCTGATCTACCAGTCGGCCTATAAAGCCTCTCAGAAACAGCCCTTTGGCAAAGAGTCCGCCATGGCCAAGATGTATGCCTCAGATGTCGCTATGCAGGTCACAACGGAAGTGGTCCAGATCTTTGGTGGTTACGGATTTACGCGTGATTTCCCGGTAGAACGAATGTTTCGCGATGCTAAAATCACCCAGATCTACGAAGGCACTAACGAGATTCAACGTATCGTCATCAGCTCTGCCCTCCTTCGCTGA
- a CDS encoding malate/lactate/ureidoglycolate dehydrogenase, with amino-acid sequence MIINSQNLHRIMLKIITAAGSSAEEAQIVADHLLRANLTGHDSHGIGMLPTYLRSIAEKLLIPNTPVKAVSDSGSILIFDGQFGYGQRVAREAMEQAISSCQKNGLALMALRNAHHIGRVGSYGEQSIAAGLISLHFVNVTHHTPVVSVYNGADARLLTNPICFAMPKTEKNPAVLLDMATSKIALGKARVAMNSGKSTPEGTLLDSQGNPTNDPGVLFSDPTGAIKPFGEYKGFGIAFFCELLAGVLTGGGTIQPENPRDGSIINNMITIMIDPQRLVDQDWLHHEVDALTSYALESPQSSDADSDIMLAGEPERRNTARRLKSGIPVDPNTWQELLDAGTSVGVTPETLNQLR; translated from the coding sequence ATGATTATTAATTCACAAAATCTTCACCGCATCATGCTGAAAATTATTACAGCTGCAGGAAGTTCAGCTGAAGAAGCTCAGATCGTTGCAGACCATTTGTTGCGTGCCAACCTTACGGGTCACGATAGCCACGGCATCGGCATGCTGCCAACCTACTTGCGTTCAATTGCCGAAAAACTGTTGATCCCTAATACCCCGGTGAAAGCCGTCAGCGATTCAGGGTCCATCCTGATATTTGATGGTCAGTTCGGCTATGGTCAAAGAGTCGCTCGTGAAGCAATGGAGCAAGCAATAAGCAGCTGTCAGAAAAACGGACTGGCTCTCATGGCCTTACGTAATGCCCACCATATCGGCCGGGTCGGGAGTTATGGCGAGCAAAGTATCGCCGCAGGGTTGATTTCACTCCATTTTGTGAATGTCACCCATCACACTCCGGTCGTTTCCGTATACAATGGAGCTGATGCACGGCTGTTGACCAACCCCATCTGTTTCGCCATGCCAAAGACAGAGAAAAACCCTGCGGTCCTTCTTGATATGGCAACCAGCAAAATTGCCCTTGGCAAAGCCAGAGTTGCAATGAACTCCGGGAAAAGCACACCTGAAGGAACACTACTTGACTCGCAAGGGAATCCGACCAATGATCCGGGGGTTTTATTTTCTGACCCCACGGGTGCGATCAAACCGTTTGGAGAATATAAAGGATTCGGGATTGCGTTCTTCTGCGAACTCCTGGCTGGAGTCTTAACCGGTGGAGGGACGATTCAGCCCGAAAATCCACGAGACGGCAGTATCATCAACAACATGATAACCATTATGATTGATCCACAACGGCTGGTTGACCAGGATTGGCTCCATCATGAAGTTGATGCGCTGACGTCTTATGCTCTTGAATCACCACAGTCGTCAGACGCAGATAGCGACATCATGTTGGCCGGAGAACCTGAACGGCGCAATACAGCCAGACGCCTGAAGTCCGGAATCCCCGTTGACCCGAATACCTGGCAGGAGCTTCTTGACGCCGGAACCTCTGTGGGCGTAACCCCGGAGACATTAAATCAATTACGCTAG
- a CDS encoding type III pantothenate kinase, translated as MLLVIDVGNSNTVLGIYDGFHLVKDWRVGTDKYRTVDEYAMLINDLFRLSELQFSDLNDVIVSSVVPPMLNTIEGLCGKYFQLTPYVVGPGMKTGMPILYDNPREVGADRIVNAIAAFEKHKCGLIAVDFGTATTFDVISPEGCYQGGAIAPGVGISADALFERASKLPRVGFSQPDQIIAKNTVSSMQAGIFFGYVGLVEGIVNRMKKELSEKPKVIATGGLAAPIAKATSCIDQVEPFLTLEGLRILYERNRN; from the coding sequence ATGCTGTTGGTTATTGATGTTGGAAATAGTAATACCGTTCTGGGGATTTATGATGGCTTCCATCTCGTTAAAGATTGGCGGGTGGGAACCGACAAATACCGAACGGTTGATGAATATGCGATGTTGATCAATGATTTGTTTCGTTTGTCGGAGTTACAGTTTTCTGATCTGAATGATGTGATTGTTTCAAGCGTTGTGCCGCCGATGTTGAATACGATAGAAGGGCTCTGCGGGAAATATTTTCAGCTGACTCCCTATGTCGTTGGCCCGGGAATGAAGACGGGGATGCCTATTTTATATGACAATCCCCGTGAGGTTGGTGCTGATCGTATTGTCAATGCTATCGCTGCTTTTGAAAAGCATAAGTGCGGGTTGATTGCAGTCGACTTTGGCACCGCGACCACTTTTGATGTTATCTCCCCTGAAGGTTGTTACCAAGGTGGTGCGATTGCTCCTGGTGTTGGTATTTCTGCTGATGCTCTGTTTGAAAGAGCAAGTAAACTCCCCCGGGTCGGATTTTCACAACCAGATCAGATCATTGCTAAAAACACAGTGAGCAGTATGCAGGCTGGAATTTTTTTTGGTTATGTCGGATTGGTTGAAGGTATCGTCAACAGGATGAAAAAAGAACTGTCCGAAAAGCCAAAAGTGATAGCAACAGGAGGTCTGGCTGCTCCAATTGCAAAGGCGACAAGTTGCATTGATCAAGTGGAGCCTTTTTTGACTTTGGAAGGATTGAGAATACTTTACGAGAGGAACCGGAATTAA
- a CDS encoding TM2 domain-containing protein — MYNENATHQKAIGYILWIFGFTGSHRFYYGKPLSGTIYFLTLGLLGIGWIIDLFLIPGMDRDANMRFSRGSYDYTVAWVLLTFLGLFGVHRMYLGKWISGMIYLLTGAIFGLGYLYDFWTMNEQVSQLNN; from the coding sequence ATGTACAATGAAAATGCGACCCACCAAAAAGCGATAGGCTATATCCTCTGGATCTTCGGATTCACCGGCTCGCACCGTTTTTACTATGGTAAGCCACTTTCCGGAACAATCTACTTTCTGACACTCGGACTGCTGGGAATCGGCTGGATTATAGATCTTTTTCTGATTCCAGGGATGGATCGTGATGCCAACATGCGCTTTTCCAGAGGCTCTTACGACTATACCGTTGCCTGGGTTTTGCTCACCTTTCTCGGCTTGTTTGGGGTTCACAGGATGTATCTGGGAAAATGGATCAGCGGAATGATCTATCTGCTGACGGGGGCAATTTTCGGATTGGGATATCTGTATGATTTTTGGACGATGAACGAGCAGGTGTCACAGCTTAACAACTAA
- the fusA gene encoding elongation factor G: protein MGKYDTAKLRNLGIVAHNSAGKTSLVEAILFNTGMTDSLGKVDNGTSSMDFEEEEIKRKATLSASLNHCLWDDHSLHIVDTPGVSNFLHDTRRCLRVLGGAVVIVSAISGVKSQTVQIWKWCDTFEVPRIAFVNKMDKERADFLKAVDDMEKSLGARAVVVTMPIGAEENFKGIIDLVRMKAKIYKFDGKGTFEEVDIPAEYKDEADRLREQLLEAVAEADDDLMEKYLEGESLSEDEILSGLREGTLTGVFTAVLCGSATANIGVRQLLNYVVACLPSPIDKGIQVGVKPFTDEPVERRPSEEEPFSAMVFKTINDPYAGKLSLMRLYSGTLSGDTIVYNPNKDEKERISNIFQLEGKKQAAIDLAAAGDIIAVPKLKVTSTGDTLCDLKNQVMYEPLVPLKPIISFALEGKNKGDEDKVYTGLQRLMEEDPTLRITRDEETKEMVLSGMGQIHLEVAVERLKRKYGADVLLKEPKVPYRETIKLSTQVQGKYKKQSGGKGQFGDVWIEVKPLPRGSGYEFVDKVVGGVIPRNYIPAVDKGISEAMKTGPLTKSQVVDVQITLYDGSHHSVDSSEMAFKVAGSMAFKKAMEVCKPVLLEPIMAIEITVPDDCMGDVIGDLNSRRGKVVGVEPQANSQVIRAEVPMAEVLRYAPELRSMTSDRGMFSMEFSKYEEVPTHQTAKILEDMAEE from the coding sequence ATGGGTAAGTACGACACAGCAAAACTGAGAAATCTTGGAATTGTGGCACATAACAGCGCCGGGAAAACTTCTTTGGTTGAGGCAATTTTATTCAATACTGGAATGACTGATAGCCTGGGCAAGGTGGATAACGGCACATCTTCTATGGACTTTGAAGAAGAGGAGATTAAACGTAAAGCCACACTGAGTGCCAGCCTGAATCATTGTCTCTGGGATGATCATAGTTTGCATATTGTTGATACTCCCGGTGTTAGCAATTTTTTGCATGATACTCGTCGTTGTTTGCGTGTTCTCGGTGGTGCTGTCGTCATTGTTTCAGCTATTTCCGGGGTCAAATCACAAACGGTACAAATCTGGAAGTGGTGTGACACTTTTGAAGTTCCACGGATTGCTTTTGTCAACAAGATGGATAAGGAACGTGCCGATTTTCTCAAGGCAGTTGACGATATGGAGAAATCCCTCGGAGCCCGTGCTGTGGTTGTGACCATGCCGATCGGAGCAGAGGAGAATTTTAAAGGCATCATTGATCTGGTACGAATGAAGGCAAAAATATATAAGTTTGATGGTAAAGGAACGTTCGAAGAGGTCGATATCCCTGCAGAATATAAGGATGAAGCGGATCGTCTTCGTGAGCAGTTACTCGAAGCCGTTGCTGAAGCCGATGACGATTTGATGGAAAAATATCTCGAAGGGGAATCTTTAAGTGAAGACGAGATTTTGTCGGGACTTCGCGAAGGGACTTTGACAGGGGTTTTTACCGCAGTCCTATGTGGCAGTGCCACCGCAAATATTGGTGTTCGGCAGCTGCTGAATTATGTTGTCGCCTGCTTGCCGTCACCCATTGATAAAGGGATTCAGGTTGGAGTTAAGCCTTTTACTGATGAGCCTGTCGAGCGGCGTCCAAGTGAAGAAGAGCCTTTTTCTGCGATGGTATTTAAAACGATCAATGATCCTTATGCCGGAAAGTTGTCGTTGATGCGACTCTATTCGGGAACTTTGTCCGGAGATACCATCGTGTATAATCCGAACAAGGACGAAAAAGAGCGCATCAGTAATATTTTTCAACTTGAAGGAAAAAAACAGGCCGCGATCGATCTGGCCGCCGCCGGGGATATTATTGCTGTTCCCAAGCTCAAAGTGACATCAACAGGGGATACTCTTTGCGATTTGAAAAATCAGGTCATGTATGAACCTCTTGTTCCACTGAAACCCATTATTTCCTTTGCTCTTGAAGGGAAGAATAAGGGGGATGAAGATAAAGTTTATACCGGCCTGCAAAGATTGATGGAGGAGGATCCAACTTTACGAATAACGCGCGATGAAGAGACAAAGGAAATGGTTCTTTCCGGAATGGGACAGATCCATCTTGAAGTTGCGGTGGAACGACTCAAGCGTAAATACGGTGCTGACGTTCTTTTGAAAGAGCCCAAGGTTCCTTATCGTGAAACCATAAAGCTTTCTACTCAAGTGCAAGGTAAGTATAAAAAACAGTCCGGAGGCAAGGGGCAGTTCGGAGATGTCTGGATTGAGGTGAAGCCTCTTCCTCGTGGCAGTGGCTATGAGTTTGTGGATAAAGTTGTTGGTGGCGTCATTCCGCGAAATTATATTCCTGCGGTTGATAAAGGAATCAGCGAGGCGATGAAAACAGGACCGCTGACAAAAAGTCAGGTCGTTGATGTTCAAATAACACTATATGACGGTTCTCACCACTCTGTTGATTCGTCTGAGATGGCTTTTAAGGTCGCAGGTTCAATGGCATTTAAAAAGGCGATGGAAGTCTGTAAGCCAGTCCTTCTGGAGCCAATCATGGCCATTGAAATTACGGTCCCGGATGATTGCATGGGAGACGTTATAGGCGATCTTAATTCCAGACGTGGTAAAGTTGTTGGTGTGGAACCGCAGGCTAACAGTCAGGTTATTCGCGCAGAAGTCCCTATGGCTGAAGTTCTCAGATATGCTCCGGAGCTGCGTTCAATGACGTCAGACCGGGGAATGTTTTCTATGGAATTCAGTAAGTATGAAGAAGTTCCGACGCATCAAACGGCAAAAATCCTTGAAGATATGGCTGAGGAATAA